A stretch of the Papaver somniferum cultivar HN1 chromosome 6, ASM357369v1, whole genome shotgun sequence genome encodes the following:
- the LOC113289879 gene encoding plasma membrane-associated cation-binding protein 1-like: MAGYWQTRVLPRLKKVFDKDGKKAAAADACKSFTDSKEVINKEFEEKKPELETKVLVVYEASSTEIKTLVKERKTSGVKKHSADVQKFLDELSGIDFPGAKQVCEASKTLSPALVSKPILFLFEKVSTFVVIPEVEVKDKELPSGEIVAATTEEAATTEEAATTVEAATTTPEEITPETTNTTAEPAEKEVVVVAEPVPETTPVVCEPAKAEVAAEPAKAEVAEPAVTPPPAAAKP, translated from the exons ATGGCCGGTTATTGGCAAACAAGGGTGCTTCCAAGATTGAAGAAGGTTTTTGATAAAGATGGTAAAaaggctgctgctgctgatgcatGCAAATCCTTCACCGATTCTAAG GAGGTGATTAACAAGGAGTTTGAAGAGAAGAAACCTGAACTTGAAACCAAAGTTTTAGTAGTATATGAAGCTTCTTCAACTGAAATCAAG ACTTTGGTGAAGGAAAGAAAGACTTCGGGTGTAAAGAAGCACTCAGCTGATGTTCAAAAATTCCTTGACGAATTATCAGGAATTG ACTTCCCTGGAGCAAAACAAGTCTGTGAAGCATCAAAGACCCTGAGTCCAGCTTTGGTGTCGAAACCAATTCTGTTTCTATTTGAGAAGGTGTCTACTTTTGTAGTCATCCCTGAAGTTGAAGTTAAAGACAAAGAATTACCATCTGGAGAAATTGTTGCAGCAACCACAGAGGAAGCTGCAACCACAGAAGAAGCTGCCACCACTGTAGAAGCCGCCACCACAACCCCTGAAGAAATTACCCCTGAGACCACAAATACCACTGCTGAGCCTGCAGAGAAAGAAGTCGTAGTTGTTGCTGAACCAGTTCCTGAAACCACACCAGTTGTTTGCGAACCAGCCAAAGCTGAAGTAGCTGCTGAACCAGCCAAAGCCGAAGTAGCTGAACCAGCGGTGacaccaccaccagcagcagcaaaGCCATGA